One part of the Helicobacter cetorum MIT 99-5656 genome encodes these proteins:
- a CDS encoding DNA cytosine methyltransferase, with protein MLTYADLFAGIGGFRLALDSLGLKCVFSAENNPHAIAMYQANFDDDSTCDITLLNPNTMPNFDILCAGFPCQAFSVCGKQKGFEDTTRGTLFFDICRILENKKPKIFILENVKNLLKHNKGNTLFVMLQALSNLGYSVSYKVLNAKDFSVPQNRERIIIIGYLGSQVFDFNFIKTNPIINMQNFLDKSGYFEILEPCEYTLLDSQLLKRQNSGLIFCGYRNKKIRTKGTRENTKHLSRVHKQPNRIYHAGGIHPTIASQEQSGRYFIYTDNLVRKLTLNECFSFMGFPRNFKKIGTNSQLYERIGNSVCVPMIKAIIQEVLNQFYKLPLKENNMQNQILEFLEKIYKECVSLKNLDSLGLSRTQLQKAQMIVEKEETFKGVYTVLITSLVYKSNYPKQDIRFHQANMNNGYSGRSFDTKFITPFLKQKQFLGAMKESGWLTRSLEQNLPYTLNYPGKISSVSIKKAFLEILDDIEKNPNLSTPYLKALFYLSIREKTRKAIILVKPIIKESSYSIDFIINTLQKHFNYAYKSRGASILPVVALFSIYECLILELGRFTNKSLKPLDSHYSCDRSSGNAGDIVVLDEQRQLFEVIEIKFNIAIDSIMLQDAYKKIAQTPIKRYYILSTLPIQNKTELQKIIDKIEHEHGCQVIVNGVYDTLKYYLRLIKNTEQFINNYLKNISQDTEINEEHKLAWNNIISLK; from the coding sequence TTGCTAACTTATGCAGATTTATTTGCGGGTATCGGCGGTTTTAGACTCGCTTTAGATTCTTTAGGCTTAAAATGTGTTTTTAGTGCAGAAAATAACCCCCATGCCATAGCCATGTATCAAGCAAATTTTGATGATGACTCCACTTGTGATATTACCCTTTTAAATCCAAATACTATGCCAAATTTTGATATTTTATGTGCTGGGTTTCCTTGTCAAGCGTTTTCAGTATGTGGTAAGCAAAAAGGCTTTGAAGACACAACAAGGGGGACATTATTTTTTGACATTTGTAGGATTTTAGAAAATAAAAAACCAAAAATTTTTATCTTAGAAAATGTAAAAAATCTCTTAAAACACAACAAAGGCAACACGCTATTTGTAATGTTGCAAGCCCTTAGTAATTTAGGCTATAGTGTGAGCTATAAAGTTTTAAATGCTAAAGATTTTTCAGTCCCACAAAATAGAGAAAGAATCATTATTATAGGATATTTAGGCTCTCAAGTCTTTGATTTTAATTTCATTAAAACAAATCCTATTATTAACATGCAAAACTTTTTAGATAAGAGTGGTTATTTTGAGATTTTAGAACCTTGCGAATATACATTGCTCGATAGCCAATTGCTCAAAAGACAAAATTCAGGACTTATTTTTTGTGGCTATCGCAATAAAAAAATCCGCACTAAGGGTACAAGAGAAAATACAAAACATTTAAGTCGGGTTCATAAACAGCCTAATAGAATTTATCATGCAGGGGGTATACACCCCACTATTGCTAGTCAAGAACAAAGTGGTCGTTATTTCATTTATACGGATAATTTAGTAAGAAAATTAACCCTAAATGAATGCTTTTCTTTTATGGGGTTTCCTAGGAATTTCAAAAAAATAGGCACAAACTCGCAGCTTTATGAACGCATCGGCAATAGCGTATGTGTTCCTATGATTAAAGCGATTATACAAGAAGTCTTAAATCAGTTTTACAAACTACCCCTTAAGGAAAATAATATGCAAAATCAAATTTTGGAATTTTTAGAAAAAATTTATAAAGAATGTGTGAGCTTAAAAAATTTAGATAGCTTGGGTTTAAGCAGAACACAACTTCAAAAAGCTCAAATGATTGTTGAAAAAGAAGAGACTTTTAAAGGTGTTTATACGGTTTTAATCACAAGTTTAGTTTATAAAAGCAACTATCCCAAGCAAGATATTAGATTTCATCAAGCAAATATGAATAATGGATATAGTGGTAGAAGTTTTGATACCAAATTTATCACACCTTTTTTAAAGCAAAAGCAATTTTTAGGGGCTATGAAAGAAAGTGGGTGGCTTACAAGAAGTTTAGAACAAAACTTACCCTATACTCTAAATTATCCAGGAAAAATTTCAAGCGTTTCTATTAAAAAAGCGTTTTTAGAAATTTTAGATGATATAGAAAAAAATCCAAACTTATCTACACCATACTTAAAAGCTCTATTTTATTTAAGTATTAGAGAAAAAACGAGAAAGGCTATTATTCTTGTTAAGCCCATCATAAAAGAATCTAGCTATAGCATAGATTTTATTATCAATACACTACAAAAACATTTTAACTATGCCTATAAAAGTAGGGGGGCTTCTATATTGCCCGTAGTAGCTTTGTTTAGCATATATGAATGTTTAATTTTAGAGTTAGGGCGTTTTACTAATAAAAGCTTAAAACCTTTAGATTCTCATTATAGTTGCGATAGAAGTAGTGGTAATGCTGGAGATATTGTAGTTTTGGACGAGCAAAGACAACTATTTGAAGTTATAGAGATTAAATTTAATATTGCTATAGATAGCATTATGCTACAAGATGCTTATAAAAAAATCGCTCAAACACCTATTAAGCGATACTACATTTTAAGCACTTTGCCTATTCAAAACAAAACAGAATTACAAAAGATTATAGATAAAATTGAGCATGAACATGGTTGTCAAGTAATTGTCAATGGAGTTTATGATACTTTAAAATATTATTTGAGACTGATTAAAAATACAGAACAATTTATAAATAATTATCTTAAAAATATCTCACAAGATACAGAAATCAATGAAGAACATAAACTTGCATGGAATAATATTATTAGTTTAAAATAG
- a CDS encoding CopD family copper resistance protein codes for MVAIYPYVLVVHLLCAIIFIGYLFFDMVIFPNVNKMYGEEFANKANMSITKRAIKIMPLCVLTLVITGGMMLSQYMGGDKGWCETPFQKMLMIKVILALSIFALVVFSLSCKCLGKKNPIGNYIHHIALTFGFLIAILAKTMWFV; via the coding sequence ATGGTAGCCATTTATCCGTATGTTTTGGTAGTCCATTTATTATGTGCGATTATTTTTATTGGATACTTGTTTTTTGATATGGTAATTTTCCCCAATGTGAATAAAATGTATGGCGAAGAGTTTGCTAACAAAGCCAATATGAGTATCACTAAAAGAGCGATTAAGATTATGCCCTTATGTGTTTTAACGCTTGTTATCACAGGGGGTATGATGCTTAGTCAATACATGGGGGGCGATAAAGGTTGGTGTGAAACCCCTTTTCAAAAAATGTTAATGATTAAGGTTATTCTAGCTTTAAGCATTTTTGCTCTAGTGGTTTTCTCTCTATCTTGCAAGTGTTTGGGCAAGAAAAATCCTATCGGTAATTATATCCATCACATCGCTTTAACTTTTGGTTTTTTAATCGCCATTTTGGCAAAGACGATGTGGTTTGTTTAA
- a CDS encoding heavy metal translocating P-type ATPase produces the protein MKCSHCQLEFKESELFKETINHKELVFCCTGCARVYALLLDLNLESFYDKLGTSTLAPVVSENAISSLELEQALEENTKGDLILNLLLEKTHCSACLWLNQKVLERLRGVKKVSVNFTTHHLQIVFDKSLNPKEIIQKIESLGYGAKIYSAKNYALKTQKEQRSYLLTLSVGFFATMNLMFIAIAKYASYANGMDKLMQRNLDIVSLLLSLLVLVVVGRFFIKGAFYGLKNGVFGMDLSVSFGALSAFVYSIYAMFNLEETYFEASSTILTLVFGSKFLELKARLFANEKCLALESHEIHSVIVVENDKHIEKHPKDVAIGSTIFVPSGAKIALDGVLLSSASVDASLISGEFKPLELNLKDKILGGYVNVGVPFSYQVSANFQNSRLSSLLETLKKSFLEKPLIESSANKIADIFSKAVLFLSFLSFVLWQFGLGANFEKALMVCISVLVISCPCAFALATPIALVIGVFKNPLIVFKEALFLETLAKVKKIFIDKTGTLTQKEVLLKDSIIYENFDERLLKSLLKSREHLAHKPIVQSLDCDEVILEKIEFFAHGLKASYQNETLLVGSLKFLDSMGVSLSLKEEIKESANIMVGFAKNKTLQAVFILEERLKSNAKEVIQTLRSKGLELEILSGDNENSVKSCAKKLGISNYHANLTPEDKAQIVSSYKGVCAMIGDGNNDALALKSADVSLGFEKSALSKSACDILLLEEDLSLLEKAFSNAKKVYKIVLQNIILSLIYNAILIPIAMLGYINPLIASLSMSASSLLVVLNSLRLKRS, from the coding sequence ATGAAATGTTCGCATTGTCAGTTAGAGTTTAAGGAAAGTGAGCTTTTTAAAGAGACTATCAATCATAAAGAATTAGTTTTTTGTTGCACGGGGTGTGCTAGGGTGTATGCGTTATTATTAGATTTGAATCTAGAAAGCTTTTATGACAAATTAGGCACTTCTACTTTAGCCCCTGTAGTGAGTGAAAATGCCATTAGCTCCTTGGAATTAGAACAAGCCCTTGAAGAGAATACTAAGGGCGATTTGATTCTTAATCTCTTGCTAGAAAAAACCCATTGTAGTGCGTGCCTATGGCTCAATCAAAAGGTTTTAGAGCGTTTAAGGGGGGTTAAAAAAGTGAGCGTGAATTTTACCACGCATCACTTACAAATTGTGTTTGACAAATCCTTAAACCCTAAAGAAATCATTCAAAAAATTGAGAGTTTGGGCTATGGAGCTAAAATCTATAGTGCTAAAAATTACGCCCTAAAAACCCAAAAAGAGCAACGCTCTTACTTGCTTACATTAAGTGTAGGGTTTTTTGCGACCATGAATTTGATGTTTATTGCCATTGCTAAATATGCAAGTTATGCTAATGGCATGGACAAGCTTATGCAAAGAAACCTAGATATTGTCTCATTATTATTAAGCTTGTTAGTGCTAGTGGTTGTGGGGCGATTTTTTATTAAGGGGGCGTTTTATGGGCTAAAAAATGGCGTTTTTGGTATGGATTTGAGCGTGTCTTTTGGGGCGTTATCGGCGTTTGTTTATTCCATTTATGCGATGTTTAACCTAGAAGAGACTTATTTTGAAGCTAGTAGCACGATTTTAACCCTTGTTTTTGGCTCTAAGTTTTTGGAATTAAAGGCTAGGTTGTTTGCGAATGAAAAATGCCTAGCTTTAGAATCGCATGAAATTCATAGCGTTATTGTTGTAGAAAATGACAAGCATATTGAAAAACACCCCAAAGATGTCGCTATAGGTTCCACTATTTTTGTGCCTAGTGGGGCTAAAATCGCATTAGATGGAGTGCTTTTAAGTAGTGCAAGCGTAGATGCGTCCTTAATTAGTGGGGAATTTAAGCCTTTGGAATTAAATCTTAAGGATAAGATTTTAGGGGGTTATGTGAATGTAGGCGTGCCTTTTAGCTATCAAGTTAGTGCAAATTTTCAAAACTCACGCCTTTCTAGTTTATTAGAAACTTTAAAAAAGAGTTTTTTAGAAAAGCCCTTAATTGAGAGTAGTGCGAATAAAATTGCAGATATTTTTTCTAAAGCGGTGTTGTTTTTATCCTTTTTAAGCTTTGTGTTATGGCAATTTGGTTTGGGGGCTAATTTTGAAAAAGCTTTAATGGTGTGTATTAGTGTTTTAGTGATAAGCTGTCCTTGTGCCTTTGCTTTAGCTACGCCTATTGCCTTAGTGATAGGGGTATTTAAAAACCCTTTGATTGTGTTTAAAGAAGCGTTGTTTTTAGAAACTCTAGCAAAAGTCAAAAAAATCTTTATAGATAAAACCGGCACACTCACTCAAAAAGAAGTCCTTTTAAAAGATAGCATTATTTATGAGAATTTTGATGAAAGGCTTTTAAAGAGTCTTTTAAAAAGTAGAGAGCATTTAGCTCATAAACCTATCGTTCAATCGCTAGATTGCGATGAGGTCATTTTAGAAAAAATAGAGTTTTTTGCCCATGGGTTAAAAGCAAGTTATCAAAATGAAACCTTGCTAGTGGGGAGCTTGAAATTTTTAGATTCTATGGGGGTTAGTTTAAGTCTCAAAGAAGAGATTAAGGAAAGCGCGAATATTATGGTAGGCTTTGCTAAGAACAAGACCTTACAAGCGGTATTTATCTTAGAAGAGCGTTTGAAGTCTAATGCTAAAGAAGTCATTCAAACTTTACGAAGTAAGGGTTTAGAATTAGAAATTTTAAGTGGGGATAATGAAAATTCTGTTAAAAGTTGTGCAAAAAAATTAGGGATTTCTAATTACCATGCGAATTTGACCCCTGAAGATAAGGCTCAAATAGTAAGCTCTTATAAAGGTGTGTGTGCCATGATAGGCGATGGCAATAATGACGCCCTAGCCTTAAAAAGCGCAGATGTTTCATTAGGGTTTGAAAAAAGTGCTTTAAGTAAGAGTGCGTGTGATATTTTGCTTTTAGAAGAAGATTTGAGTTTGTTAGAAAAAGCATTTAGCAATGCTAAAAAAGTCTATAAGATAGTGTTACAAAACATTATTTTAAGCTTGATTTATAACGCTATTTTAATTCCTATAGCTATGCTAGGTTACATTAACCCTTTAATAGCGAGCTTAAGCATGAGTGCTAGTTCGCTATTAGTGGTGTTAAATTCTTTGAGATTAAAGCGTTCTTAA
- a CDS encoding tRNA1(Val) (adenine(37)-N6)-methyltransferase — translation MDSKLLRLYQPLNAYSYNSDSLFLYDFLRPFIKIKDKILDVGSGCGILGLLCARDNPLANIHLVEKDSKMAFCCEKNALKFPNAQVFETNFLDFNPPTLYDIIICNPPFYALGSIKSMTKGHARHQSELDFFSLVSKVKKCLKPKGYFIFCYEALSLCLVIESLKGVKLTLETLRFVQSFKDKNAHLMLGVARNNSKSALKVLPPLITHNSKNQSDNTKEVLKIYQTCNTYSIKVPLD, via the coding sequence ATGGATAGCAAACTCTTAAGATTATATCAGCCTTTAAACGCCTATTCTTATAATAGCGATTCGCTCTTTTTATACGATTTTTTGCGCCCCTTTATCAAAATAAAAGATAAAATTTTAGATGTAGGCTCAGGGTGTGGGATTTTAGGATTATTATGTGCGAGAGACAACCCACTAGCAAACATTCATCTTGTAGAAAAGGATAGTAAAATGGCGTTTTGTTGTGAGAAAAACGCCCTTAAATTTCCTAACGCTCAAGTGTTTGAAACTAACTTTTTAGATTTCAACCCCCCTACTTTGTATGATATCATTATCTGTAATCCCCCTTTTTATGCCTTAGGCTCTATTAAATCTATGACTAAAGGGCATGCAAGACACCAAAGCGAATTAGATTTTTTTTCTCTTGTTTCTAAGGTTAAAAAATGTTTGAAACCTAAGGGGTATTTTATTTTTTGCTATGAAGCCTTATCGCTTTGTCTAGTCATAGAGAGTTTAAAGGGTGTTAAACTCACTTTAGAGACCTTAAGATTTGTTCAAAGTTTTAAAGACAAAAATGCCCATTTAATGCTTGGAGTGGCTAGGAATAATTCTAAAAGCGCTTTAAAAGTCCTACCTCCACTAATCACGCATAATTCCAAAAATCAAAGCGACAACACCAAAGAAGTTTTAAAAATCTATCAAACTTGTAACACTTATTCTATTAAAGTGCCTTTAGATTAA
- a CDS encoding bifunctional diaminohydroxyphosphoribosylaminopyrimidine deaminase/5-amino-6-(5-phosphoribosylamino)uracil reductase, translating into MRLYESLLEACLNKAWEYQTLALENPSVASMVLDKDSEILSLEVHKKARTSHAEVLASKSALKILRPELKSDLEQLEDPKILSDFLKKHHNNAFKDCTFLVTLEPCNSYGKTPACSELLEILKPKRVVIATQECETKKGGLERLKKARIEVLMCKSLEKKANDLLLPFRIMEKQGRFNLFKLALRMNGDYKHGKITGERSTIFTHNQRSVCNSLIISGNTIRVDNPLLDTRFCSSFYQNKNPNIAILSKHSINSNLRVFSVPNRLVNVYHNPKDLPLDKGFNLIEGGWELFENLREQVDMLLLHSYASMIGESFNSFILKTPFKGRLLHTQLLENEALLWIANS; encoded by the coding sequence ATGAGACTTTATGAGAGCTTATTAGAAGCTTGTTTGAATAAGGCGTGGGAGTATCAAACTCTAGCCTTAGAAAACCCAAGCGTGGCTTCTATGGTGCTAGATAAAGACAGTGAAATTTTAAGCCTAGAAGTGCATAAAAAGGCTAGAACTTCGCATGCAGAAGTCCTAGCCTCCAAATCGGCTCTAAAAATTTTAAGACCTGAGTTAAAAAGCGATTTAGAACAATTAGAAGACCCAAAAATTTTAAGTGATTTTTTAAAAAAACACCATAACAACGCTTTTAAAGATTGCACTTTTTTAGTAACCTTAGAGCCATGCAACTCTTATGGTAAAACCCCAGCCTGTAGTGAATTATTAGAAATTTTAAAGCCTAAAAGAGTGGTTATTGCCACACAAGAGTGTGAGACTAAAAAAGGGGGTTTAGAAAGGCTAAAAAAAGCTCGCATTGAAGTTTTAATGTGTAAGAGTTTAGAAAAAAAGGCTAATGATTTACTTCTACCTTTTAGGATAATGGAAAAACAAGGGCGTTTCAATTTGTTTAAACTCGCTTTAAGAATGAATGGGGATTATAAGCATGGTAAAATCACTGGTGAAAGAAGCACCATTTTTACGCATAATCAGCGTTCGGTTTGTAATTCTCTCATAATCTCTGGAAATACGATAAGAGTGGATAACCCTTTGCTAGATACTCGTTTTTGTAGTAGCTTTTATCAAAATAAAAACCCTAATATTGCTATTTTGTCTAAGCATTCTATCAACTCTAACTTAAGAGTTTTTTCTGTGCCTAATCGCTTGGTAAATGTCTATCATAACCCTAAAGATTTGCCCCTAGACAAAGGGTTCAACCTTATTGAAGGGGGATGGGAATTATTTGAGAACTTAAGAGAGCAAGTGGATATGTTACTCTTACACTCTTATGCATCTATGATTGGCGAGAGTTTTAACTCATTTATTTTAAAAACCCCTTTTAAAGGGCGTTTATTACACACACAACTTTTAGAAAATGAAGCCCTTTTATGGATAGCAAACTCTTAA
- the gltS gene encoding sodium/glutamate symporter, with translation MQEIKLDVYATLVCMVLVLLLGRYVISKVKFLRDYDIPEPVVGGVLVAFFIMLSHQFFEFNLQFDSSLKDPLMLTFFITIGLSADFKSLQKGGKMLFIFLLVVVGFVVCQNVVGVSMASLLGVNPLMGLLGGSIALVGGHGTSAAWASSFSQSPYDFSSSLEVGMVCATFGLVSGGIIGGPVAKYLISKYKLEPKDTKEKDALEGIVSKGFETPKEQRLITASSFVESLALIAVALLLGTFLSHLMPKSFTLPTFVLCLFVGVILRNALSFFKIHSVFDREVSVIGNVSLSLFLAYALMSVNLLELLKLAVPLAVILSVQVVFMILYVVLVTFRACGKDYDAAVLCAGHCGFGLGATPTAMVNMQTITNHYGASHMAFIVVPLVGAFFIDIINALVIKGFLSLPFFPS, from the coding sequence TTGCAAGAAATTAAGTTAGATGTTTATGCCACTTTGGTATGTATGGTTTTGGTGCTACTTTTAGGGCGTTATGTGATTTCTAAAGTCAAGTTTTTACGAGATTATGATATTCCAGAGCCTGTTGTAGGCGGGGTTTTAGTGGCTTTCTTTATCATGCTAAGCCATCAATTTTTTGAATTTAACTTGCAATTTGACTCTTCTTTAAAAGACCCCTTAATGCTAACTTTCTTTATCACTATCGGTTTGAGTGCGGATTTCAAATCTTTGCAAAAAGGCGGGAAAATGCTTTTTATTTTTTTGCTTGTAGTGGTAGGGTTTGTGGTGTGTCAAAATGTTGTAGGGGTTTCTATGGCAAGTCTTTTGGGGGTGAATCCTTTAATGGGGCTTTTGGGGGGTTCTATCGCTCTAGTAGGAGGGCATGGCACAAGTGCGGCATGGGCGAGTTCGTTTTCACAAAGCCCCTATGATTTTAGCTCAAGCCTGGAAGTGGGCATGGTGTGTGCGACTTTTGGCTTAGTGAGTGGAGGGATTATCGGAGGACCTGTCGCAAAATATTTGATTTCTAAATACAAACTAGAGCCAAAAGACACTAAAGAAAAAGATGCGTTAGAAGGTATTGTTTCTAAAGGTTTTGAAACCCCTAAAGAGCAACGCCTAATCACTGCATCAAGCTTTGTAGAATCTCTAGCTTTGATTGCGGTAGCTCTCCTTTTAGGGACTTTCTTATCACATCTAATGCCTAAGAGTTTCACGCTACCTACTTTTGTATTATGCTTGTTTGTGGGGGTTATTTTAAGAAACGCTTTATCGTTTTTTAAAATCCATAGCGTGTTTGATAGAGAAGTTTCTGTCATAGGCAATGTAAGTTTGAGCCTGTTTTTAGCTTACGCTTTAATGAGTGTGAATTTGCTAGAATTATTGAAGCTTGCTGTGCCACTAGCAGTTATTTTGAGCGTTCAGGTGGTCTTTATGATACTTTATGTGGTTCTTGTAACCTTTAGAGCATGTGGGAAAGATTATGATGCGGCGGTGCTATGTGCTGGGCATTGTGGTTTTGGACTTGGAGCGACCCCAACGGCTATGGTGAATATGCAAACCATTACTAACCACTATGGAGCATCGCATATGGCGTTTATTGTGGTGCCATTAGTGGGGGCGTTTTTTATTGATATTATTAACGCTTTAGTTATTAAGGGGTTTTTGTCTTTGCCCTTTTTTCCTAGCTAA
- a CDS encoding saccharopine dehydrogenase family protein, with the protein MHTVLQIGAGGVGSVVAHKMGMNRDVFKNIILASRSLDKCYAIKESMLKRGLGEISVEQVNADDTQALVALIHKYKPKVVVNVALPYQDLTIMQACLETKTHYIDTANYEHPDLAKFEYKEQWAFDKAYKEAGILGVLGAGFDPGVTNAYVAHAQKHHFDTIHTLDILDCNAGDHKRPFATNFNPEINLREVSSKGRYYENGKWIETKPLEIKQVWAYPQIGEMDSYLLYHEELESLVKNIKGLRRARFFMTFSQNYLNHMKCLENVGMLGIKEIEHQGVKIVPIQFLKTLLPDPATLAKDTTGKTNIGCYMTGIKNNQDKTLYIYNVCDHKKCYEEVGSQAISYTTGVPAMCAAKMICNDTWSVEQFKAGVFNIEELNTDPFMEELSKQGLPYEVIER; encoded by the coding sequence TTGCATACAGTATTACAAATTGGAGCTGGTGGCGTAGGCAGTGTGGTAGCACACAAAATGGGTATGAATAGAGATGTTTTTAAAAATATCATCTTGGCTAGTAGAAGCTTAGACAAATGCTATGCAATTAAGGAAAGCATGCTTAAAAGGGGTCTTGGGGAAATTAGCGTTGAACAAGTCAATGCAGATGACACTCAAGCCTTAGTTGCATTAATCCATAAATATAAGCCCAAAGTGGTTGTCAATGTGGCATTGCCCTATCAGGATTTAACCATAATGCAAGCTTGTTTAGAAACTAAAACCCATTATATTGATACCGCTAATTACGAGCATCCGGATTTAGCGAAGTTTGAATACAAAGAGCAATGGGCGTTTGATAAGGCCTATAAAGAAGCAGGAATTTTAGGGGTTTTGGGGGCTGGGTTTGACCCAGGCGTAACGAATGCTTATGTCGCTCACGCTCAAAAACACCATTTTGATACTATTCATACTTTAGATATTTTGGACTGCAATGCAGGAGACCATAAACGCCCTTTTGCAACCAACTTTAACCCTGAAATCAACTTAAGAGAAGTTAGCTCTAAGGGGCGCTATTATGAAAATGGCAAGTGGATTGAAACTAAGCCCTTAGAAATCAAGCAAGTATGGGCTTACCCACAAATTGGCGAAATGGATTCTTATCTTTTATACCACGAAGAATTAGAATCATTAGTCAAAAACATTAAGGGCTTAAGAAGGGCGAGATTTTTTATGACTTTCTCTCAAAATTATTTAAATCATATGAAATGCCTAGAAAATGTCGGCATGCTAGGCATTAAAGAAATAGAGCATCAAGGCGTAAAAATCGTGCCGATACAATTTTTAAAGACCTTGCTTCCTGACCCAGCAACCTTAGCCAAAGATACTACCGGCAAAACAAACATCGGATGCTATATGACCGGAATTAAGAATAATCAAGACAAAACACTCTATATTTACAATGTGTGCGACCATAAAAAGTGCTATGAAGAAGTAGGCTCACAAGCCATTAGCTATACTACCGGTGTGCCAGCCATGTGTGCAGCTAAAATGATTTGCAACGACACTTGGAGTGTGGAGCAATTTAAAGCCGGCGTGTTTAACATAGAAGAGTTAAACACTGACCCTTTCATGGAAGAATTGAGTAAACAGGGCTTACCTTATGAAGTGATTGAGCGTTAG
- the ccoG gene encoding cytochrome c oxidase accessory protein CcoG — translation MLDTSNHFLKSFRLKRYIGYALIFFVLVVTPFIRIDGAHLFLISFEYKQVHFLGEIWNAEELQIMPFMVILLFIGIFFITTSLGRVWCGWACPQTFLRVLYRDVIETKIFKLHKKISNKQEVAKDSPSYKVRKALSVLLFAPIVAGLMMVFFFYFIAPEDFFLYLKNPSEHFIAMGFWLVSALVVLFDIVVVAERFCIYLCPYARVQSVLYDNDTLNPIYDEKRGGELYDTQGNLYPLPPKKRSVENECVNCRHCVQVCPTHIDIRKGMQLECINCLECVDACTITMSKYNRPSLIQWSSTNATNTHKKVRLMRLKTMAYMVVIAIVVSLLVITSLKKERMLLDINRNSDLYELRSSGYVDNDYVFLFHNTDNKDHEFYFKILGHESIKIKKPLEPITIKAGQKIKAVVILRKPLNNNIQVTEHKRTKDTIIPIRVQAYSTDDKKITIERETVFIMPSQGLSLRD, via the coding sequence ATGCTTGATACTTCTAATCATTTTTTAAAATCGTTTCGTCTGAAACGCTATATAGGCTATGCTCTCATTTTTTTCGTTTTGGTGGTTACACCATTTATTCGTATTGATGGGGCTCACTTGTTTTTAATCTCGTTTGAGTATAAACAAGTGCATTTCTTAGGCGAGATTTGGAATGCTGAAGAATTACAAATCATGCCTTTTATGGTTATTTTGCTTTTTATTGGCATTTTTTTTATTACCACTAGTCTTGGGCGTGTGTGGTGTGGGTGGGCTTGTCCGCAAACCTTTTTAAGAGTGCTGTATAGAGATGTGATTGAAACAAAGATTTTCAAACTCCATAAAAAGATTAGTAATAAGCAAGAAGTCGCTAAAGATTCTCCAAGCTACAAGGTGCGTAAGGCGTTGAGCGTCTTGTTATTCGCCCCTATTGTGGCAGGGTTGATGATGGTATTTTTCTTTTACTTCATTGCCCCAGAAGACTTTTTTCTCTATCTTAAAAATCCTAGCGAGCATTTCATTGCTATGGGTTTTTGGCTTGTAAGTGCGTTAGTAGTGTTATTTGATATTGTAGTGGTTGCAGAGCGTTTTTGTATCTACCTATGCCCTTATGCAAGAGTGCAATCGGTGTTGTATGACAATGACACTTTAAACCCTATTTATGATGAAAAGCGTGGTGGAGAGCTTTATGACACTCAAGGCAATCTCTATCCCCTACCCCCCAAAAAGCGTAGCGTAGAAAATGAATGCGTGAATTGTAGGCATTGCGTGCAAGTGTGTCCTACTCATATTGACATTAGAAAGGGCATGCAATTAGAATGTATCAATTGTTTGGAATGCGTAGATGCTTGCACGATAACGATGTCTAAATATAACCGCCCATCGCTCATTCAATGGTCTTCAACTAATGCTACAAATACGCATAAAAAAGTGCGTTTAATGCGTTTAAAAACGATGGCTTACATGGTGGTTATTGCCATTGTAGTAAGCTTGTTGGTCATTACTTCGCTTAAAAAAGAACGCATGCTCTTAGATATTAATCGCAACAGCGACTTGTATGAATTACGCTCTAGTGGGTATGTGGATAATGATTATGTGTTTTTATTCCATAACACTGATAACAAAGACCACGAGTTTTATTTCAAAATTTTAGGGCATGAGAGCATCAAAATCAAAAAACCTTTAGAGCCTATCACTATTAAAGCGGGGCAAAAGATTAAAGCGGTAGTGATTTTACGAAAACCTTTAAATAACAATATCCAAGTTACAGAACACAAACGCACCAAAGACACCATTATACCCATTAGGGTGCAAGCCTATAGCACAGATGATAAGAAAATTACGATAGAGAGAGAAACGGTGTTTATTATGCCCAGTCAAGGATTGAGCCTTAGAGACTAA